A window of the Chionomys nivalis chromosome 25, mChiNiv1.1, whole genome shotgun sequence genome harbors these coding sequences:
- the Calcoco2 gene encoding LOW QUALITY PROTEIN: calcium-binding and coiled-coil domain-containing protein 2 (The sequence of the model RefSeq protein was modified relative to this genomic sequence to represent the inferred CDS: inserted 8 bases in 5 codons; substituted 3 bases at 3 genomic stop codons) encodes MDWLLGHCHLSKVIFNSVESVXVPEENITCYHTFTEQFILFQKDWIGIFCFRHLRVGWKMNQKYYAFMGVVXSNVLESAKQQKVQCKVYSPKDDGSYQFCYVDQDGVVQGASVSFQFCLEHERDFVVLTTKGKIEEIQRYKELCRGNQELTDVPASRSRAELQNKQGVLEMXSIHKKSEQKVREQKTELLQLTEQSQRYPQKTRRXGVRVDQLQTQLSPQENEVGMQVLGTQDKTRQLVLLENEARQLILGLADQKTLEWMGRGEQLXRKQPQTLMDXRSDRSRRLIDNKIITNILKRDRLEKKNMXLNKKNDRLLTHLGLRVDSLLHQVXPSDRGATEQNPSLACGNPYSDIQETSTPGPLRGRNTSDLGDRICDHTVAWQQMQFWPLICLTVTRPSQREGSTSLKTWVLLF; translated from the exons ATGG ATTGGCTGCTAGGTCACTGTCATCTCTCTAAGGTCATTTTTAACAGTGTGGAGAGCGT TGTGCCTGAAGAGAATATCACATGTTACCACACCTTCACTGAACAGTTTATCCTCTTTCAGAAGGATTGGATCggcatcttttgtttt CGGCATCTTAGAGTGGGGTGGAAGATGAACCAGAAGTATTACGCTTTCATGGGGGTTGTTTAGTCCAATGTCTTGGAATCAGCCAAGCAGCAGAAAGTTCAATGTAAAGTTTATTCGCCCAAGGATGATGGGTCTTACCAGTTCTGCTATGTGGACCAAGATGGTGTGGTCCAGGGAGCAAGTGTCTCTTTTCAGTTCTGTCTAGAACATGAGAGGGACTTCGTGGTTCTTACTACTAAGGGAAAGATAGAAGAGATCCAGCGGTACAAGGAGCTTTGCCGAGGAAACCAGGAACTGACAGATGTGCCAGCCTCCAGGAGCAGAGCTGAGCTGCAGAACAAGCAGGGGGTGTTAGAAA GAAGCATCCACAAGAAGTCGGAGCAGAAGGTGAGGGAGCAGAAGACTGAGCTGCTCCAGCTGACGGAACAGAGCCAAAGATACCCTCAGAAAACGAGAAG TGGGGTCAGAGTGGATCAGCTTCAGACCCAACTGTCGCCTCAAGAGAATGAAGTGGGGATGCAGGTTCTGGGAACTCAAGATAAGACCAGGCAGTTGGTACTGCTGGAAAATGAAGCTCGCCAGCTCATTCTTGGTTTAGCCGACCAGAAGACGCttgagtggatggggaggggggagcaaCT AAGGAAGCAACCACAGACGTTAATGGACTAGCGCTCTGACCGGTCAAGAAGACTAATTGACAACAAAATCATAACCAACATTCTGAAAAGAGatagactagaaaaaaaaaaca atctaAATAAGAAGAACGACAGATTACTGACCCACCTGGGGCTCCGTGTTGACTCATTGCTGCATCAAGTGTAACCTTCAGATCGAGGAGCTACGGAGCAAAACCCCAGCCTTGCCTGTGGAAACCCATATTCGGACATCCAAGAAACTTCCACTCCCGGCCCACTTCGAGGAAGAAACACATCAGACTTGGGTGATAGGATCTGCGATCACACCGTGGCGTGGCAGCAAATGCAGTTCTGGCCTCTGATTTGTCTGACTGTGACAAGGCCTTCCCAGCGAGAGGGAAGCACATCTTTGAAGACCTGGGTTCTGCTGTTCTAA